The Pongo abelii isolate AG06213 chromosome 20, NHGRI_mPonAbe1-v2.0_pri, whole genome shotgun sequence genome window below encodes:
- the LOC134760666 gene encoding zinc finger protein 253-like has protein sequence MHPLPTSPNEMNQNVTKQSLHLNTHKKIHTAEKPYKCEDCGKAFSHFSNLTTHKRIHSGEKPCKCEICGKAFKQSSTLTTDKQIHAGEKFYKCEECGRAFNQSTNLTKHRKIHTGEKPYKCEECGKAFHQSSHLTTHKIIHTGEKP, from the coding sequence AACGTGACAAAGCAGTCCTTGCATCTTAAtacacataagaaaattcatactgcaGAGAAACCGTACAAATGTGAAGactgtggcaaagcctttagccATTTCTCAAACCTTACTACACACAAGAGAATTCATTCTGGAGAGAAACCCTGCAAGTGTGAAatatgtggcaaagcttttaaacaATCCTCAACCCTTACTACAGATAAGCAAATTCATGCTGGGGAGAAattctacaaatgtgaagaatgtggcaggGCTTTTAACCAATCCACAAACCTTACTAAACATaggaaaattcatactggagagaaaccctacaaatgtgaagaatgtggcaaagcttttcaCCAGTCCTCACACCTTACTACACacaagataattcatactggagagaaaccttaa